A stretch of Pseudomonas sp. CCC3.1 DNA encodes these proteins:
- a CDS encoding shikimate dehydrogenase, with translation MTDITQISGTTRVCAIIADPIHHVQTPQAMNTLFSTLGQDRVLVPFHVSPADLAAVVTGLRGIQSLDGFIVTVPHKTAILDLCDTVSDAARLVGAANVVTRSNTGQLHGEILDGDGFVTGLRQAGIELEGRAVYLAGAGGAANAIAFALAASGVGWLTIANRSQDKAVALVDRLARAFPDLEVCVGTSDPSGYDLVVNGTSLGLKEGDALPCDVTRLTAEQVVAEIIMQPVITPLLAAAQKVGCRIHEGLPMLLCQIELMAAAMASNKNESRHECV, from the coding sequence ATGACTGATATAACGCAAATAAGCGGCACCACACGGGTATGCGCAATCATTGCCGACCCGATTCACCATGTGCAGACCCCGCAAGCGATGAACACGCTGTTCTCAACGCTTGGGCAGGATCGGGTGCTGGTGCCTTTTCATGTGTCGCCTGCTGACCTTGCGGCGGTTGTCACGGGGTTGCGCGGTATTCAGAGCCTCGATGGCTTCATCGTGACAGTGCCGCACAAAACCGCCATTTTAGACCTGTGCGATACCGTCTCTGACGCTGCCCGACTGGTCGGTGCGGCAAACGTTGTCACCCGTTCAAACACTGGCCAATTGCATGGCGAAATTCTTGATGGCGACGGTTTTGTTACCGGGCTGCGCCAGGCCGGTATCGAACTGGAAGGGCGGGCGGTGTATCTGGCCGGGGCTGGCGGTGCCGCGAACGCGATTGCTTTTGCCCTGGCAGCCTCCGGCGTCGGTTGGCTGACTATTGCCAACCGCAGTCAAGATAAAGCCGTGGCGCTGGTTGATCGGCTGGCCCGTGCGTTTCCTGATCTGGAGGTCTGCGTCGGTACTTCGGACCCCTCCGGGTATGACCTGGTCGTCAATGGCACCTCACTGGGCTTGAAAGAGGGTGATGCGCTTCCTTGTGACGTGACACGGCTGACGGCCGAGCAGGTTGTGGCAGAAATCATCATGCAACCCGTGATTACCCCCCTGCTGGCGGCCGCGCAAAAAGTCGGCTGCCGGATTCATGAAGGACTGCCTATGTTGCTCTGCCAGATTGAATTGATGGCAGCGGCGATGGCCTCTAATAAGAACGAGTCGAGACATGAGTGCGTTTGA
- a CDS encoding LysR substrate-binding domain-containing protein — MRPVSFDIDVLRSFVCGVESASFAVAADKLARSTSAISAQMKKLEAQVGVPLLRKAGRGLELTQAGEQLLDYARRLLSLNDEAVFAVSEASLEGWVRFGLQEDLSGFLPSVLGQFTRAHPQVRVEAQIARNAELLSRLESGALDMAVVWGEGGRRSELIAQLPMRWIGSEQQALAWRVSGAEPLPLIMFDTACPFHTKATDALAREHIDWRVAFTSSSLPGLAAATQAGLGYTVRTRLGLQAGTCVLDEQQIGLPVLPSIALTLRYQQTERSVAVERLSRIVLQAVKLQLE; from the coding sequence ATGCGCCCAGTCAGTTTTGATATTGATGTGCTGCGAAGTTTTGTCTGCGGCGTGGAGTCCGCAAGCTTTGCGGTTGCGGCAGACAAGCTCGCACGCTCGACATCGGCCATCAGCGCGCAAATGAAAAAGCTTGAGGCACAGGTCGGTGTGCCCTTGTTGCGCAAGGCGGGCCGAGGGCTTGAATTGACGCAGGCCGGAGAGCAATTGCTTGACTATGCGCGGCGTCTGCTCAGCCTGAATGATGAAGCGGTGTTCGCGGTCTCTGAAGCCTCACTTGAAGGCTGGGTGCGTTTTGGGCTGCAAGAAGACCTCAGCGGGTTTTTGCCTTCGGTGCTGGGCCAGTTTACCCGTGCGCATCCCCAGGTTCGGGTTGAGGCACAAATTGCCCGAAACGCCGAGTTGCTCAGTCGCTTGGAGTCCGGGGCGCTGGACATGGCGGTGGTGTGGGGCGAGGGCGGACGCCGCAGCGAATTGATTGCCCAGTTGCCGATGCGCTGGATCGGCTCCGAGCAGCAGGCACTGGCCTGGAGAGTGTCGGGGGCAGAACCGCTGCCGCTGATCATGTTTGATACGGCGTGCCCGTTTCACACCAAAGCCACTGACGCGCTGGCGCGTGAACACATTGATTGGCGCGTCGCGTTTACCAGCTCCAGCTTGCCGGGCCTGGCGGCGGCAACCCAGGCAGGCTTGGGCTACACCGTCAGAACCCGCCTGGGTTTGCAGGCGGGCACCTGTGTGCTCGATGAACAGCAGATAGGCTTGCCAGTGTTGCCTTCCATCGCGTTGACATTGCGCTATCAGCAGACCGAACGATCGGTTGCCGTCGAGCGCTTGTCGCGCATCGTTTTGCAGGCGGTCAAGTTGCAGTTGGAGTGA
- a CDS encoding aldehyde dehydrogenase family protein encodes MNKNYIGGEWVSGVDVNLNINPSDTNDVVGEYARADASQAHAAIDAAFDAQPAWAKFTAEQRSDALDRIGTEILARREELGYLLSREEGKTLAEGVGEVVRAGRVFKFFAGEALRLSGERLASIRPGVEVDVRREPEGVIGIITPWNFPIAIPAWKIAPALAYGNTVVFKPADLVPGSAWALAEIIVRAGGLPAGVFNLVMGPGSKVGDAFATSRKVRAVTFTGSTGTGRQVGLACMQRGAKVQLEMGGKNPLIILDDADLQQAVEVAVSGSFFSTGQRCTASSRLIVQEGIHDRFVEAVVQRLAGLRVDNALADGCDMGPVVSQAQLKQDCDYIDIARLEGGNLAFGGELLERATPGYYLSPALITETTNEMRINRDEVFGPVASVIRVRDYEHAVALANDTDFGLSSGICTTSLKHASDFKQRSSAGMVMVNVATAGVDYHAPFGGRKSSSYGSREQGSYAREFYTGVKTAYTLA; translated from the coding sequence GTGAATAAAAACTATATAGGCGGAGAGTGGGTTTCGGGCGTAGATGTGAATCTGAACATCAACCCATCAGACACTAACGATGTGGTCGGCGAATACGCGCGTGCGGACGCTTCGCAGGCGCACGCGGCCATCGATGCGGCGTTCGATGCCCAGCCTGCATGGGCAAAGTTCACCGCTGAGCAACGCAGTGACGCGCTGGACCGTATCGGCACCGAGATATTGGCGCGCCGCGAAGAGTTGGGGTATTTGCTCTCGCGTGAGGAAGGCAAGACCCTGGCCGAAGGCGTCGGTGAAGTGGTTCGCGCAGGTCGCGTGTTCAAGTTTTTCGCCGGTGAAGCGCTGCGCTTGTCGGGGGAGCGTCTGGCCTCTATCCGGCCTGGTGTGGAAGTCGATGTGCGGCGTGAGCCAGAAGGGGTCATCGGGATCATTACGCCGTGGAACTTCCCGATCGCAATCCCGGCCTGGAAGATCGCGCCTGCGTTGGCTTACGGCAACACGGTGGTGTTCAAACCCGCAGACTTGGTGCCGGGCAGTGCCTGGGCGCTGGCCGAAATCATCGTGCGCGCCGGTGGACTTCCGGCAGGTGTGTTTAACCTGGTAATGGGGCCGGGTTCGAAAGTCGGCGATGCGTTTGCCACGTCACGCAAAGTTCGTGCGGTTACCTTCACGGGCTCAACCGGCACCGGCCGTCAAGTCGGCCTGGCGTGCATGCAAAGAGGTGCCAAGGTGCAACTGGAAATGGGCGGTAAAAACCCGCTGATCATTCTTGATGATGCCGATTTGCAGCAGGCCGTTGAAGTGGCTGTGTCCGGTTCGTTCTTCTCGACGGGGCAGCGCTGCACCGCTTCAAGCCGCTTGATCGTACAAGAAGGCATTCACGACCGGTTTGTTGAGGCGGTGGTACAGCGCCTCGCGGGACTTCGGGTCGACAATGCGCTGGCTGACGGCTGCGATATGGGCCCTGTCGTGTCCCAGGCGCAACTCAAGCAGGACTGCGACTACATCGATATTGCGCGTCTTGAAGGCGGCAACCTGGCGTTTGGCGGTGAGTTGCTCGAACGGGCTACACCGGGCTATTACCTGTCCCCGGCACTGATCACCGAGACCACCAATGAGATGCGGATCAACCGCGACGAGGTTTTCGGTCCGGTCGCCAGCGTCATCAGGGTTCGCGATTATGAGCACGCCGTGGCGTTGGCCAACGATACCGATTTTGGCCTTTCTTCGGGCATCTGCACCACCTCGCTCAAGCATGCCTCTGACTTCAAGCAGCGTTCCAGCGCGGGCATGGTGATGGTCAATGTGGCGACCGCCGGTGTCGACTATCACGCCCCGTTTGGTGGCAGAAAAAGCTCCAGTTATGGCTCGCGAGAGCAGGGCAGCTATGCCCGCGAATTTTATACAGGCGTCAAAACCGCCTACACCTTGGCCTGA
- a CDS encoding GMC family oxidoreductase translates to MSAFDYIIVGGGTAGCILANRLTASGKYRVLVLEAGGEPKGFWIPIPAGFSKLLVDKRYNWRFKTQAEENTRGREIAVPRGKGLGGSTLINGMIYVRGQPGDYDAWENSGAKGWNFATLKPYFKKIENYPQGDHRRGHDGPMHLEQVKERYPISDAFMHAAKQDGQPFNGDYNNDEQTGFGYYQVAQRLGRRWSVVDGYLNPARRRPNLTIETHAHVLRLELKGTRCTGITYRQHGKEITVNATQDVILCAGAIQSPQILELSGIGRPDVLEKVGITVKHRLDGVGEHYIDHFATRMNWKLKNAITLNEMARGWRLGMAVVEYFTKRTGILTLGTGLVHGFVKTQPSMPTPDVQYFVVHASYANAAERILDKHPGFTIGVSQLRPTSKGSIHIQSADPAVMPAIRPNFLSVEEDRTSLIEGMKIARRIMQRPAMRAFVEMETGPGIEVQTDEQWLEFAQANGQTIYHPIATCRMGEDAEAVVDSSLRVRGLAGLRVVDASVIPSMISGNIQCAVMAVAERGADLILGDASLL, encoded by the coding sequence ATGAGTGCGTTTGATTACATTATTGTCGGCGGTGGCACGGCGGGCTGCATTCTTGCCAATCGTTTGACCGCTTCCGGCAAGTACCGGGTATTGGTGCTTGAAGCCGGTGGCGAGCCCAAAGGTTTCTGGATCCCGATTCCGGCAGGGTTCAGCAAGCTGCTGGTCGACAAACGCTACAACTGGCGTTTCAAGACCCAAGCCGAAGAGAACACCCGCGGCCGTGAAATTGCAGTACCGCGTGGCAAGGGCCTGGGCGGTTCGACCTTGATCAACGGCATGATCTACGTGCGCGGTCAGCCCGGTGATTACGACGCTTGGGAAAACAGCGGCGCCAAAGGCTGGAACTTCGCCACGCTCAAACCCTACTTCAAGAAGATTGAAAATTACCCGCAAGGCGATCACCGCCGGGGTCATGACGGGCCGATGCACCTTGAGCAAGTGAAAGAACGCTATCCCATCTCCGATGCGTTCATGCATGCGGCCAAACAGGATGGACAGCCGTTCAACGGCGATTACAACAACGATGAGCAAACTGGCTTTGGTTACTACCAGGTTGCTCAGCGTTTGGGGCGACGCTGGAGCGTGGTCGACGGCTACCTGAACCCTGCGCGGCGTCGGCCCAACCTGACGATCGAGACCCATGCCCATGTGCTGCGCCTTGAACTCAAGGGCACTCGTTGCACGGGCATTACCTACCGCCAGCACGGTAAGGAAATCACCGTCAACGCCACCCAAGATGTGATCTTGTGTGCGGGCGCGATTCAATCGCCGCAGATTCTGGAGTTGTCGGGCATTGGTCGCCCCGATGTGCTTGAAAAAGTGGGAATCACCGTCAAGCATCGTTTGGACGGTGTGGGTGAACACTACATCGATCACTTTGCGACGCGCATGAACTGGAAGTTGAAAAACGCCATCACGCTCAATGAAATGGCGCGGGGCTGGCGTTTGGGCATGGCGGTGGTGGAGTACTTCACCAAACGTACCGGGATTCTGACCTTGGGGACCGGGTTGGTGCATGGCTTTGTGAAAACCCAGCCGAGCATGCCGACTCCCGATGTGCAGTATTTTGTCGTGCATGCCAGCTATGCCAACGCCGCAGAGCGGATTCTCGACAAACATCCCGGGTTCACCATCGGGGTCAGCCAGTTGCGGCCAACCTCTAAAGGGAGCATCCATATCCAGTCTGCCGACCCGGCTGTCATGCCAGCGATTCGGCCTAATTTTCTGAGTGTGGAAGAGGACCGGACCAGCTTGATCGAAGGCATGAAAATCGCCCGTCGGATCATGCAACGGCCTGCCATGCGGGCCTTTGTGGAGATGGAAACCGGCCCGGGGATCGAGGTGCAAACGGATGAACAATGGCTTGAGTTTGCTCAGGCCAATGGCCAAACCATCTACCACCCGATTGCGACTTGCCGCATGGGGGAAGACGCCGAGGCGGTGGTTGACTCCTCGCTTCGGGTGCGCGGCCTGGCGGGCTTGAGAGTTGTGGATGCCTCGGTCATACCCTCGATGATCTCCG
- a CDS encoding sigma-70 family RNA polymerase sigma factor codes for MSPDISPHEAPQTISSLYCDHHGWLVRWLRARLGCSHQAADMAQDTFVRLLLSERKDPAAPPLKQPRSYLATVARRVMVDSFRRRALEQAYLEALALQPETYALSPEDKLLMVEALHAVDAMLDGLGRKVKQAFLLSQLQGMPYKQIAEKLGVSVSSITQYVAKASEHCLLFALESER; via the coding sequence ATGTCTCCTGACATCTCTCCACACGAAGCCCCTCAGACCATCAGCAGTCTGTACTGCGACCACCATGGCTGGCTGGTCCGTTGGCTGCGGGCACGCCTGGGATGTTCTCATCAAGCCGCAGACATGGCCCAGGATACCTTCGTGCGGCTACTGCTCAGCGAACGCAAAGATCCGGCAGCGCCCCCGCTTAAACAGCCCCGCTCCTATCTGGCGACTGTTGCCCGGCGAGTGATGGTTGACAGTTTCCGCCGCCGCGCGCTGGAGCAGGCTTATCTGGAAGCACTCGCCCTGCAACCGGAAACCTATGCACTGTCACCCGAAGACAAGCTCTTGATGGTCGAAGCGCTGCATGCTGTGGATGCCATGCTCGACGGGTTAGGCCGCAAGGTGAAGCAGGCGTTTCTGCTCTCACAACTGCAAGGTATGCCCTACAAGCAAATCGCCGAAAAACTGGGCGTATCAGTCAGTTCGATTACGCAGTATGTCGCCAAGGCTTCCGAGCATTGCTTGTTGTTTGCCCTGGAATCAGAGCGGTGA
- a CDS encoding MFS transporter, whose amino-acid sequence MALNQQHRWKVLAAGVAANVSFSCVIGGVPATAVYLRSSYHLSNSELGLALGILGLGIAVSEIPWGLLTDRWGDRPVLLTGLLSVALSLLILAAFSAHTLTAPGLCLGLFAAGLLGSSVNGASGRAIMLWFQERERGLAMSIRQTAVPTGYALGAVLLPWLAHTYGFSVVFATAASLCLLCSGLVWFWIHEPGITQPKTEMPRLSPLRDKQVWRAVLAISVLCAPQFAVLTYAGVYFHDALGLSVTTVSLVLVVIQIGAVVGRLWSGHWTDQHNNRRAYLKGCALFCAVAFAGLSVIASVLETPSFLASIALPIAVILAGIGVSIWHGVAYAELATLAGAQRSGTALSMGNSGVFLGLFLTPIAASATVSHWGWGALWALCAVCGLVAAWLFAQASRAAKTLMDSRGKPKPLSQGLDE is encoded by the coding sequence ATGGCGCTTAATCAACAACATCGCTGGAAAGTGCTGGCCGCCGGGGTGGCCGCGAACGTCAGTTTTTCATGCGTGATCGGGGGCGTGCCTGCGACAGCGGTGTATCTGCGCAGCAGTTATCACCTGTCAAACAGCGAACTGGGGCTGGCGTTGGGCATCCTCGGGCTGGGTATTGCTGTGAGTGAAATCCCTTGGGGCCTGCTGACTGACCGCTGGGGCGATCGGCCTGTGCTGTTGACGGGGTTGCTGAGCGTGGCATTGTCGCTGCTCATCCTCGCCGCCTTCTCGGCCCACACACTTACCGCGCCAGGGCTTTGCCTCGGGCTGTTCGCAGCCGGTTTGCTGGGCAGCAGCGTCAACGGCGCCAGCGGGCGGGCGATCATGCTCTGGTTTCAGGAGCGCGAACGGGGTCTGGCCATGAGCATCCGGCAAACCGCCGTGCCCACAGGCTACGCACTGGGTGCGGTGTTATTGCCATGGCTCGCACACACCTATGGCTTCAGTGTTGTATTTGCTACGGCCGCCTCGTTGTGCCTGCTGTGCAGCGGGTTGGTCTGGTTTTGGATTCATGAGCCGGGCATTACACAACCGAAGACCGAAATGCCGCGCCTAAGCCCGTTGCGCGACAAACAGGTGTGGCGCGCAGTGCTGGCGATCAGCGTACTGTGCGCACCGCAATTTGCCGTACTGACGTATGCAGGGGTGTACTTCCACGATGCGTTGGGCCTCAGTGTGACGACGGTATCGCTGGTTCTGGTAGTGATTCAGATCGGTGCAGTCGTCGGACGCCTGTGGAGCGGTCATTGGACAGATCAACACAACAATCGCCGCGCGTACCTCAAAGGCTGCGCCTTGTTCTGCGCGGTGGCGTTTGCGGGGCTGAGCGTCATCGCCAGCGTGCTCGAAACGCCCTCTTTTCTGGCCAGCATCGCGTTGCCCATCGCCGTGATCCTGGCGGGGATTGGGGTGTCGATCTGGCACGGCGTGGCGTACGCCGAATTGGCAACGCTGGCAGGCGCACAACGCTCAGGCACTGCTCTGTCGATGGGCAACAGCGGGGTTTTCCTTGGATTGTTCCTCACTCCCATCGCCGCCTCTGCAACCGTCAGTCATTGGGGCTGGGGAGCACTCTGGGCGCTGTGTGCTGTGTGTGGACTGGTTGCCGCCTGGCTGTTTGCACAAGCATCACGCGCCGCAAAGACTTTGATGGATTCGCGAGGAAAACCTAAACCCCTGTCACAAGGTCTCGACGAGTAG
- a CDS encoding TonB-dependent siderophore receptor, translating to MSPRQTQYSAERHCPPRKSPLAKAIFCASVALQCIALTPMAVNAAQAQASTQQKTFKIPAGPVGAAITRFSGEAGVVVSFDANLTAGHNTSGLDGVYSVDQGFAVLLKGSGLQAQKIDERTYLISRQEQSGALSLGTTRIDGLESGSTTEGTGSYTTGVTTTATKLNLSLRETPQSVSVMTRQRIDDQNLSSIGSVLEQTPGINVQSPGSDRLYVFARGLAVDNYQYDGMPTTSFAFSQALPQALSDMAIYDHIEVLRGASGLLSGTGDPSGTINMVRKKPTSTFQGYVSAGLGSWDQYRTEADVSGPLTPTGNLRGRMVAAYQQGNSFTDHLQQQKTILYGVMEADLSDSTLLTVGAEYLYNDPRGFSTTGLPLLDNQGNRLHTSRSDNPASRDSSNRQESVNAFASIEQKLANDWALKVSANSLYGTRDYDSIIVGTTTGFANAQTGNGLSYTATKGDNTQKQNGLDIMLSGPYQLMGREHDLVVGFNYQSYENRRNGFGNLLANGTSNNGVSGKPVNIYTWDNYAPTASYNFNRENDDIDQWQNGAYLATRLKPVDDLSVILGARVSNYRYDALLHYNVASLVPYNTDDTLRVNGKVTPYAGVVYDLTPNHSVYASYTSIFKPQPYRDTAGHLLDPREGDNYEIGLKSDYYGGRLNTAIALFEVDLKNDAIANGLIEGSDIQTAYLAKKTKTRGIDMEVSGELLPDWNLNASYSHSVVKDADNQRVKTIIPADMVKVWTTYRLPGELDRLTVGGGINWQSAIHMTVDSWQLPAPAKVKQGDYATVSLMARYQLTPEWSTTATVNNLLDKKYISSLDENFRSGSYGAPRNFMLTTKYAF from the coding sequence ATGTCCCCCCGGCAAACCCAATACAGTGCAGAGCGGCACTGCCCGCCGCGCAAATCGCCGCTGGCCAAGGCCATTTTTTGCGCCAGCGTTGCTTTGCAATGCATCGCCCTGACGCCAATGGCTGTGAATGCTGCACAGGCGCAAGCCAGCACGCAGCAGAAGACGTTCAAGATACCGGCGGGCCCTGTGGGGGCGGCAATTACCCGCTTCTCCGGCGAGGCGGGCGTGGTGGTGTCTTTTGATGCGAACTTGACCGCCGGGCATAACACGTCCGGGCTGGATGGCGTCTACAGCGTCGACCAGGGCTTCGCTGTTTTGCTCAAGGGCAGCGGTCTGCAAGCACAAAAAATCGATGAAAGGACTTACCTGATTTCCAGGCAGGAACAGAGCGGCGCCCTGAGCCTTGGGACCACTCGCATCGATGGTCTGGAATCAGGCAGCACCACAGAGGGCACGGGGTCGTACACGACAGGCGTGACCACTACCGCGACCAAACTCAATCTGTCACTGCGTGAAACGCCGCAATCGGTCAGTGTCATGACCCGCCAGCGCATTGATGACCAGAATTTGAGCAGCATCGGCTCGGTGCTGGAGCAGACGCCGGGGATCAACGTCCAAAGCCCGGGCAGCGACCGGCTGTATGTGTTCGCCCGCGGTCTGGCCGTTGATAACTACCAATATGACGGGATGCCGACCACCTCATTTGCGTTCAGCCAGGCATTGCCCCAGGCCCTGTCAGACATGGCGATCTATGACCATATCGAAGTGCTGCGGGGGGCTTCCGGCTTGCTGTCCGGCACGGGCGACCCTTCCGGGACGATCAACATGGTGCGTAAAAAACCCACCTCGACGTTCCAGGGTTACGTCAGCGCAGGCCTCGGTTCCTGGGACCAGTACCGCACCGAAGCAGACGTTTCCGGCCCGTTGACGCCAACCGGCAACCTGCGTGGGCGAATGGTCGCGGCCTACCAACAAGGCAATAGCTTCACTGATCACTTACAGCAGCAAAAAACCATTCTCTACGGGGTCATGGAAGCCGACTTGAGCGATAGCACGCTGCTTACAGTCGGGGCCGAATACCTCTACAACGACCCCCGCGGGTTCTCCACCACTGGCCTGCCATTACTGGACAACCAAGGCAACCGCCTGCACACCTCACGCAGCGACAACCCGGCCAGCCGCGACAGCAGCAATCGCCAGGAATCGGTGAACGCCTTTGCCTCGATTGAGCAGAAGCTGGCCAACGACTGGGCCCTGAAAGTCTCCGCCAACTCCCTGTACGGCACCCGGGACTACGACTCGATCATCGTCGGCACCACCACTGGTTTCGCTAACGCGCAGACCGGCAATGGCCTGAGTTACACCGCGACCAAAGGCGACAACACCCAGAAACAAAACGGTCTGGACATCATGCTCTCCGGCCCTTACCAATTGATGGGGCGCGAGCATGATCTGGTGGTGGGCTTTAACTACCAGAGCTACGAGAACCGCCGCAATGGCTTCGGCAACTTGCTCGCCAATGGCACCAGCAACAACGGTGTGAGCGGCAAACCGGTGAACATCTACACCTGGGACAACTATGCGCCCACCGCGTCTTACAACTTCAACCGAGAAAACGACGACATCGACCAATGGCAGAACGGGGCGTACCTGGCCACTCGCCTCAAACCTGTCGATGACCTGTCGGTGATCCTCGGCGCGCGCGTCAGCAACTACCGCTACGACGCCTTGCTTCATTACAACGTGGCGAGCCTTGTACCCTACAACACCGATGACACACTGCGCGTCAACGGCAAGGTCACGCCCTATGCTGGCGTGGTCTATGACCTGACCCCCAACCACTCGGTCTATGCCAGCTACACCAGCATCTTCAAACCCCAGCCGTACCGCGACACGGCAGGTCATCTGCTGGACCCGCGCGAAGGTGACAACTACGAGATCGGGCTCAAGAGTGACTACTATGGCGGCCGGTTGAACACCGCCATCGCCCTGTTCGAAGTCGACCTGAAGAATGACGCCATCGCCAATGGTCTGATTGAAGGCAGTGACATACAGACGGCCTATCTGGCAAAAAAAACCAAGACCCGGGGCATCGACATGGAGGTCAGCGGCGAACTCTTGCCAGACTGGAACCTGAATGCCAGCTATAGCCATAGCGTGGTCAAGGACGCCGACAACCAACGCGTCAAAACCATTATTCCTGCCGACATGGTGAAAGTCTGGACCACCTACCGCCTTCCCGGCGAGCTGGATCGCCTGACCGTTGGCGGCGGCATCAACTGGCAAAGCGCTATCCACATGACTGTGGACAGTTGGCAATTGCCGGCCCCGGCCAAGGTCAAGCAAGGCGACTATGCCACGGTGAGTCTGATGGCCCGTTACCAACTGACGCCAGAGTGGTCCACCACCGCCACGGTCAATAACCTGCTCGACAAGAAGTACATCAGCTCGCTGGATGAAAACTTCCGCAGCGGCTCTTACGGCGCGCCGCGAAACTTCATGCTGACGACCAAGTACGCGTTTTAA
- a CDS encoding FecR domain-containing protein: MTADDKRQALRAAAQWLARRAGAPDDMALHHAWQQWCMENPTHHWAWQRVERLQSQLGQLPADVACQVLDHTPTRLPELNRRSLLKGIVLIGGISGLGWSGYRQAPLWLADQRTAVGERRTLQLADGTRLVLNTSTAVDIEFSAQLRLIKLRAGEIQVHTGKDSRPFVVRSAQGDMQALGTRFDVRQLDAGTALSVSEHAVQISLADGRTQRLNAGQAITFSQHQFGTLQAAVPGSENWVNGYLLVDAWPLHRLLGELSRYRTGYLGCSDEVRNLLLSGAFPLDNIDMALAAVARALPVEMVQRTRYWTRVVKKA, encoded by the coding sequence GTGACTGCCGACGACAAACGTCAGGCCTTGCGTGCTGCAGCACAATGGCTGGCTCGCCGGGCAGGCGCCCCTGATGACATGGCACTGCACCATGCCTGGCAGCAGTGGTGCATGGAAAACCCGACCCATCACTGGGCCTGGCAGCGTGTTGAACGCCTGCAATCGCAACTGGGCCAATTACCCGCTGATGTGGCGTGTCAGGTGCTCGATCACACCCCAACAAGGCTCCCTGAGCTAAACCGTCGCTCACTGCTCAAAGGTATCGTCCTGATCGGCGGGATCAGTGGTCTTGGCTGGTCGGGCTACCGACAAGCGCCCTTGTGGCTGGCTGACCAGCGTACGGCGGTCGGTGAGCGGCGCACCCTGCAATTGGCTGATGGCACCCGGCTGGTCCTCAATACCTCAACGGCGGTGGATATTGAATTCAGCGCCCAATTGCGCCTGATCAAACTGCGGGCCGGGGAAATCCAGGTACACACCGGCAAAGACTCGCGACCCTTCGTGGTACGCAGTGCGCAAGGCGATATGCAGGCGCTGGGAACGCGTTTTGACGTGCGCCAGTTGGACGCTGGCACCGCGTTGAGCGTGTCTGAACATGCCGTGCAAATCAGTTTGGCCGATGGCCGCACGCAAAGGCTCAACGCCGGGCAAGCAATAACCTTCAGCCAGCACCAATTCGGCACCCTGCAAGCAGCGGTTCCCGGCAGTGAAAACTGGGTAAACGGGTATTTGCTGGTAGACGCTTGGCCTTTGCATCGTCTGCTTGGCGAGTTGAGCCGCTATCGCACGGGCTACCTCGGGTGCTCGGACGAGGTGCGCAACCTCTTGCTGTCGGGCGCATTCCCGCTGGACAACATTGATATGGCGCTGGCCGCTGTCGCGCGCGCACTCCCGGTCGAAATGGTCCAGCGCACCCGATACTGGACACGCGTCGTGAAAAAAGCCTGA